A window of Mobiluncus massiliensis genomic DNA:
GCGCCACCGGGGCATCCAGCCACAGAAATCCCTCGATAGCCAACGCCGCCAAAGCTATTCGCGCGGGATTGACCAGCAGCGGTCGATGGTGTTGCGGATCCATCAACTCCGCGAAGCGTGCCGCGCTGGAATACACTGGCAAGGCAGCCCCGTAGGGGGCATAAACGGCCGAAAATGATGGCGATTCGCAGTTTCCTGAAAGCGCCACGGGAGCCTCCACGATGAGGCGTTCCGTTTGCAGCGCTGAAAACAGTTCAGCCTGCGCTGCCCCCACATCTTTGGCAGCTGCCAGTTCCAGGGCGCGCCCGGTTCCGGGCAGTAAATCACCGCAGTCTGACGAATAGGGATTTTTTGCCAAATGTTTCATGAATGTTGCCGCGCTTTCAAACAGAGTCCCGCAGTTTTACTCCGCCAGACTCGCCAAGGCTTCGGCTACCGTGAAACGTTGCTCATAGATGGCTTTGCCAACAATGACACCCTCCAGGTTCGGGTGGGCCCCCGCCAAGTCCCGCAGGGCGTGCAGGTCGCGCAGGGCAGACACACCCCCGCTCGCCACAACTTTTGCCGAACTGGATTGGCACACGTGAGCCAGCAGTTCCAAGTTCGGCCCGGTCAAGGTGCCGTCTTTCGACACATCCGTCACCACGTAGCGGGCACACCCCAAGGCGTCCAAATCCCGCACAATCTGGTCCAACAGCGGCCCTTCACTGACCCAGCCGCGTCCATAAACTCGCTCGCCGCGCACGTCCAAACCGATTGCGATACGCTGCCCAAATCGCTCAATGACCGTGGCGCACCATTGGGGATTTTCGATTGCGGCCGTACCCAGGTTTACCCGCGCCGCTCCGGCATCGAGCATGCGGCACAGGGAGTCATCGTCACGCAATCCCCCGCTGACCTCAATGTTCAAGCCCGGATAGGCTTTCACTAGCGACTCCACTAGGTCGGCGTTGGAACCCCGCCCGAATGCCGCATCCAGGTCGACCAGGTGCAACCATTTGGCGCCAGCCGCCAGGAAGTCCGCCGCGACCTCCCCCGGCTCTCCATAGGTTTTTTCCGTCCCGGCTTTCCCTTCGGTCAATCGGGTCGCTTTCCCGTTCACCAGGTCAATCGCCGGTAACAGCACCATCTGCGTCAATGAAAGTCCTTTCCGGGGTCGATTTACGACTCGCCAACTTTAGAGCATCTCTAACCAGTTTGAGAACACGCGAGCCCCGGCTGGTCCGGACTTTTCCGGGTGAAATTGGGTGGCGCACAAGGCTCGGTTTTCCACGGCTGCCACAAAGTCGGTGCCGTAATGTGCCCAAGACACCAGCGGGGGGCGGAACAGCCGCCGTGATTCCTCATCCATTCCCAAGGCCTCAGCGGGGTCGCTGAGGCAAGCGTAAGAGTGTACGAAATAGAATCTCTCTCCGTCGAGGCCCGCCAAGAGCTGCGACTGGGCCGGGACATGCACTTTTGACCAGCCCATATGCGGTAAACGCGCCGCCGGTAGCGCCGTCACCATTCCGGGCCATTGATCCAGCCCGGCGGTGACTTCCCCGTTTTCGTCTCCGGAAGTAAACATGACCTGCAAGCCGACACAGATGCCCAGAACCGGGCGACCTCCAGCGAGCCGGCGTTCAATCATCAACGGCGCCCACGAGGCTTGCAGGGAACGCATTACCGCTGCGAAGGCTCCCACTCCGGGAACGACCAAACCGTCGGCCTGCGCGACTTCAGCCGCGTCAACCGAGAGAGACACCTGGGCTCCCGCCCGCTCCAGGGCGTGCGCGACGGAAAGCACATTGCCGTATCCGTGATCCAGAACGACAACTTTAGGGTCGGTCATGAGGCGTCCCCCCGCCCTTCTGAGTCCTCACCCCAGGTCGCGTCATCGGAGGAATCTGCCTGACCATGTTGACGCCGGCGTTCCTCGCGGGAATCTTTGATGCCTTTACCCAGCATCCGCAACGCTTTCCAGCGGGGCATATCGACGGTATCAACCGCCCCGTCCACATCTGCCGGATTGACCCTCCCCAGCACCAAATCCTCGATGACCATTGGCATCTGCGCAATGACCAGGCCGGCCGGCAAGTCCACTTCAAAAGCCTGATTGGCCCAGCGGCCCGCCAGGACTTGACCGGTCACTCCGGGTTCCTGTTCGGTGCCGGGAGCCAGCAGGGCAGAAAACACCACCACCGGCATTCGAATAATCTCAGTAAGCGTAGACGCCACCGTATCCAAGTCCGAGTCCAGCTCATTGAGGCTTTCAACCAGCAGTGCCATTCCCCACTGTTCTTCGGTCAGCTCCAGGTTTTGTACCACCAGCGCCCCGGCGTCCGTAGGCACCACCACGGCCGAAATATCACTCAACGCACACAGCGCCCCTAAGGCTTCCGCTGAAGCCACCGGAGTTAAGAAACACGCGGTGGCTCGCCGGTTCACCAGCGGAGGCTCCGACTCTTCCGGTAAATCCAGCTTTTCGTCCGAGCCTAAAATCGGGGATTCCGGTTCAAAGTCAACATCTCCCAGTTTGGCGATGAGGTCGGCAAACTCGGCATCGTAGGCCCGCTGATCGCCAGGCTTGTCCCCTCTGTCCTCAGGATTTCGGGCTTCTTGCGGTTCACTCATCACTAGCCTTTCCCGACGCTACAGAGTTCCTTTAGTGGAGGGAACGCCCACCACCCGCGGATCATATTCAACTGCGGCCTTTAACGCCCGCGCCAAGGCCTTAAATTGGGCCTCCACGATGTGGTGCGGGTCCCGGCCCGCCAACAGGCGCAGATGCAGACAAATACCGGCATTCAGCGCCAGGGATTCAAACACGTGATAAGTCAGCGAGCCGGTGAAGTGTCCGCCGATGAGGTGATACTGCTGGCCTTCCGGTTCCCCCTCGCAAACAACGTAGGGCCGTCCCGCCAAATCCACCACGGCGTGAGCCAAAGCCTCATCCAGAGGCACGCACGCGTCACCGAAACGGCGGATACCGGCCTTGTCCCCCAACGCTTCGCGTAGCGCCTGACCCAGAACTATGGCCGTATCCTCCACCGTGTGATGGACATCAATGTCGGTGTCTCCCGTGGCTTCAATATCCAAATCAATCAGGGAATGACGTGCCAAAGCGGTGAGCATGTGGTCATAGAACGGCACCGTGGTGTGAATGTTGGCTGAGCCGGCCCCATCCAGGTTCACCCGCACTTTTACTCGCGATTCCGACGTTTCCCGCGTGACCTGCGCCACCCGGGGCATCCGAGTTTCGTTCATTGCAATACCTCCTTCAGGGCGGAGAGAAACACCTCGGTTTCCTCCTCGGTGCCCACGCTGGCCCGCAACCAGCCATCGGGTCCGACTACGCGAATCAACACGCCGCGGTCAAGTAAATCTTGCCAGACTTTTTGGCGGTCGCCGAACTTTCCAAAGAAAACAAAGTTCGTATCCGATTCTGCCACGCTCAACCCCATTTCTCGCAGAGTTTGCACCATCCGGTCGCGAGTGTGGCGCATTTTGTCCACCTGAGCTTGCAGCAAATCTGACTGGGACAGCGCTGCCAGAGCTGCCGCCTGTGTCAAAGCCGACAGGTGATAGGGCAAACGCACCAGCATGAGCTGGGAAATAATCTGGGGGTGGGCTGCCAGGTACCCCAACCGCAAACCGGCCATCGCGAAAGCCTTGGACATAGTTCTGGACACCACCAGGTGCGGGTGCGCCGCCAACAGTTCCAGTGCAGAAGGTACCCCGTCACGGCGAAATTCACCGTAGGCTTCGTCAATAACCACCAGGGTCGCGCTCCCGTGTGGTCCGCTGGTGCGAGTAAAACTCAGGATTTCAGCCACGTCCGCGGAGCTCAGGTGGGTTCCCGTGGGATTGTTGGGGGAAGCCAGCACCAGCAGCGCCGGGTGAGCGCGGGCTACAGCTTGCTTCAACGCGGCCACGTCCACGGAAAAATCCTCCCGCCGCGGCACGTCCAGCAACTCGGTCAGGGTGTTGCGGGCATATTCGGGATACATCGAGTACGTGGGCGAGGACGACAGCGCCGGATGTCCCGGTCCCCCAAAAGCACTGAACAAATGATGCATGACCTCGTTAGAGCCATTCGCGGCCCACAACCATTCGGGAGCCACCCGCACCCCGGATTCCCGATCCAGATAATCACTCAAGGCCAGGCGAAGATCCGGAAAATCCCGGTCAGGATAACGATTCAAGCTGCCCGCCGCCTCGCGCACCGCCGCGGTAATCGCTTCTACCACGGGAGTCGGGACCGGATAGGGGTTTTCGTTCACATTGATGGACACCGGCACCTGCAGTTGGGGAGCCCCGTAGGGTTCGAGCCCTGCCAAGTCCTCGCGCAAGGGCAGTTGCACGGAGCCTTCCGGCGTGGCGAGGGCGTCTGTTGCGCTCATTTACTTACCTTCCCGACGTGCCAGCAGGGATGCTCCGTGGCCTTCCAGGTCCTCGGCATGGCTGAACACCACCAGGCGGTCGGTCAGCGCGTCCGCGGCTTGTTGGGTATATTCAATCTGTTGCACGGACTTCAGGAATGCCATCACGTTCAGGCCCGAAGCGTGGGAGGCGGTGCCTCCGGTGGGCAAGACGTGGTTGGAGCCTGCCAGGTAGTCCCCCAGCGGCACCGGGGTGTAGTCGCCGACAAAGATTGCCCCCGCATTGTGAATTTTTGCAGCCACTTCGCGAGCATCAGCGGTTTGTATCTCAAGGTGTTCAGCACCGTAAGCGTTAGCCACGGCAATGGATTGTTCGATATCCCGAGTGAGAATAGCGCCCGACTGCGGCCCGGACAGGGCGGTGGCGATACGTTCGTGATGGTCACGTTGAGGCACCAGGCGCTCCAGTTCCGCTCTCACCTGGGTCACAAGGTCGGTCGAGTCGGTAATGAGGACCGAGGCGGCGGCCGGGTCGTGCTCGGCTTGGCTGATTAAATCCGCGGCGACAAATTTCGGCGTGGCGCTGCTGTCCGCGATGATGGCAATCTCGGTCGTACCGGCTTCCGCGTCGATACCGCAGACGCTGGACACCACACGTTTCGCGGCCGCAACATAGATATTGCCCGGACCGGTAACGACGTCCACAGGCTCCACCAAAACCTGACCGTCGTCTGGCGTTTCTCCCTTGGCACCGTAAGCAAACGCACCAATCGCTCCGGCCCCGCCCATGGCATAGACTTCGTTCACGCCCAGTAAGGCGCAGGTCGCCAGCACGGTGGGGTGTACCGAGCCACCGAAAGCCTGCTGCGCCGGGGAGGCCAAAGCAATCTGGCTCACCCCCGCCACCTGTGCCGCCACCACGTTCATGATGACCGAGCTGGGATAGACCGCGAGCCCGCCCGGAACGTACAGACCCACACGCCGCACTGGAATCCAGCGTTGCGTAACGGTGCCGCCGGGAATAATCTCGGTGACGACCGGGCGTGGCAGCTGCGCCTCGTGACCTTTCCGGTTGTTGGCAATAGACGTTTCAATCGCGTCGCGCAGACCCGAATCCAGCTCCCGTAAAGCTCGCTCAATTTCAGCCGCCGGTACCCGCAACAGGCGGGGACGCACCCGGTCAAACTGCTCGGCTTGGTCACGCAAGGCTTTAGCACCTTCGCGGCGCACCGCATCGATTAGGGGCGCCACCGCCTCCACTGCCCGCTCGACATTGAGGGCCGCCCGGGGCAGCCGCTCACGCAGCACCGCGGCATCTACGTTTTCTTTTGAAAAATCCAATACGTTGAACACGGTATTTATCTTAACAGCTAACTGACCAGCCCGGAAACCCCGCAAACCCGGTGCGTCAAGCCGACCCATCTGGTGAAACCGTGAGGGAATACCGGGACAACCCGCAGCGCGAAACGGCTAGCTGCCGGTGTCGAACAGGGTGGCCTCCGGGGAATCTGGAGGCACGGGGGGATTCGGGTCCAGTTCGGCCAGTTCGGCGGCCGCGGTGGATTCTAAGGGGTTTGTTCCCGGGGCGATAATCGAGTCATACCCCAGCATGGCGCGCAGCTCGCCTAAGAAATCCGGGCCGGCGTTAACCAGGCGTTCGGGACCCAAGTCCAGAACCTGCAGCTCCCCTTGCTCCAAAATATGCAGACGCACGGGAGCCTGGCCGGGGAAACGCTCCAGCAGGGCCCCAAAGGCACGCATATTCTCTGTCGTGCAGCGCTCAGCGGGTAGCAATAAATCAACTTCGTCCAAGTGATCCAGATGCAACGATAAGTTCGGTACGCTCAGGTCGCTGGCGTAAATCGAAACGGATTCATCCTCGCGGCGCAGCCGTCCACCGACCACCACGATATTGTCTTGAACCAGGTCAGCGGCGATGTTTTCGTAGGTTTTCGCAAAGAACAGCACTTCCACAGAGCCGGTCATGTCCTCGATTTTCGCGATCGCCCACTGTTGGCCGGAACGTTTGGAAATTTTTACGTTAACCGCTGTCACCAGACCGGCAATTTTGACCGGGGAATCATTGCCTTTGCCTTCGTCCGAGGTCAAATCCACGATATGGTCCTCAGCCAGGCCTTCCAACACCCGTTTCATCCCTGAGAGCGGGTGGTCCGAAACATACATTCCCAACATTTCACGTTCAAACGCGAGCAGTTCGTTCTTGGGCCACTCCGGAAGATCGGGAATATCAATGCTGGCTGAACCCAGCAAATCATCCTCCGCCTCGGCCCCATCCATCTCTAGGGCCGCGAACAGGTCGAACTGTCCGTTAGACTCTTGACGTTTCGTGGACACCACCGCTTCCACTGCCTGTTCATGAATCACGGTAAGCGCGCGGCGCGAAGCCCCGAAAGCGTCAAATGCTCCGGCCTTAATGAGTGAACCGATGGTGCGTTTGTTACAGACTTCCGCCGGAACTTTTTTCAGGAAGTCGGAAAAGGACGTGTAGGCGCCTTTTTCCTGCCGCGCCTTGATGATTTCCGCAACCACGTTTTCTCCGACGTTGCGAATCGAGGCCAGTCCGAAACGAATGTCGTTTCCGTCAGGTGCAAAAGCCCCGTAGGACTGGTTCACGTCAGGAGGCAAGACCCGAATCCCCATGCGACGCACCTCGTTCAAATACATCCCCAGCTTGTCTTTATCCGTCTGGGTAGTCAGCACGGCCGCCATATATTCGGTCGGGAAGTTTGCCTTGAGATAGGCAGTCCAGTACGCAATCAGACCGTAAGCGGCCGAGTGAGACTTGTTGAACGCATAGTCGGCGAAAGGCACCAGGATATCCCACAGGGTTTTACAGCAATCCTCCGAGTAGCCGTTAGCAATCATCCCATCGTGGAACTTCACGTACTGTTCAGCCAGTACGTCTTTCTTCTTTTTCCCCATGGCTTTACGCAAAATATCGGCCTGCCCCAGTGTGAACCCGGCGACCTTTTGGGCGATAGCCATGACCTGTTCCTGGTAGATAATCAGACCGTAGGTGTAGCCGAGGATATCTTTCAGCGGTTCTTCCAGCTCACGATGAATCGGCTCAATCTTTTGCAGCCCGTTTTTCCGAAATGCATAGTTCGTGTGGGAATTCGCCCCCATCGGTCCGGGTCGATACAGTGCCACCAAAGCGGAAATATCGTCGAACTCGGTGGGCCGCAGCTGCTTCAGCAGGGTGCGCATTCCCCCGCCATCGAGCTGGAACACCCCCAAAGTCTCGCCCGTGGACAGCATCTCATAAGTCGTTTTGTCATC
This region includes:
- a CDS encoding glycerophosphodiester phosphodiesterase, whose amino-acid sequence is MKHLAKNPYSSDCGDLLPGTGRALELAAAKDVGAAQAELFSALQTERLIVEAPVALSGNCESPSFSAVYAPYGAALPVYSSAARFAELMDPQHHRPLLVNPARIALAALAIEGFLWLDAPVALGGATEAKPLARDPEWIHAYAPSIMLGPPALNALASGDDWLPAWDDAELATLLNSLSAHTGAEIKTIAAGPAGGLVVTVRTPDDRDAAKLAVKRFYRSLLRSPEIPPRATYVQLLPIR
- the priA gene encoding bifunctional 1-(5-phosphoribosyl)-5-((5-phosphoribosylamino)methylideneamino)imidazole-4-carboxamide isomerase/phosphoribosylanthranilate isomerase PriA, whose amino-acid sequence is MTQMVLLPAIDLVNGKATRLTEGKAGTEKTYGEPGEVAADFLAAGAKWLHLVDLDAAFGRGSNADLVESLVKAYPGLNIEVSGGLRDDDSLCRMLDAGAARVNLGTAAIENPQWCATVIERFGQRIAIGLDVRGERVYGRGWVSEGPLLDQIVRDLDALGCARYVVTDVSKDGTLTGPNLELLAHVCQSSSAKVVASGGVSALRDLHALRDLAGAHPNLEGVIVGKAIYEQRFTVAEALASLAE
- the hisH gene encoding imidazole glycerol phosphate synthase subunit HisH, with product MTDPKVVVLDHGYGNVLSVAHALERAGAQVSLSVDAAEVAQADGLVVPGVGAFAAVMRSLQASWAPLMIERRLAGGRPVLGICVGLQVMFTSGDENGEVTAGLDQWPGMVTALPAARLPHMGWSKVHVPAQSQLLAGLDGERFYFVHSYACLSDPAEALGMDEESRRLFRPPLVSWAHYGTDFVAAVENRALCATQFHPEKSGPAGARVFSNWLEML
- the hisB gene encoding imidazoleglycerol-phosphate dehydratase HisB, whose protein sequence is MNETRMPRVAQVTRETSESRVKVRVNLDGAGSANIHTTVPFYDHMLTALARHSLIDLDIEATGDTDIDVHHTVEDTAIVLGQALREALGDKAGIRRFGDACVPLDEALAHAVVDLAGRPYVVCEGEPEGQQYHLIGGHFTGSLTYHVFESLALNAGICLHLRLLAGRDPHHIVEAQFKALARALKAAVEYDPRVVGVPSTKGTL
- a CDS encoding histidinol-phosphate transaminase, which gives rise to MSATDALATPEGSVQLPLREDLAGLEPYGAPQLQVPVSINVNENPYPVPTPVVEAITAAVREAAGSLNRYPDRDFPDLRLALSDYLDRESGVRVAPEWLWAANGSNEVMHHLFSAFGGPGHPALSSSPTYSMYPEYARNTLTELLDVPRREDFSVDVAALKQAVARAHPALLVLASPNNPTGTHLSSADVAEILSFTRTSGPHGSATLVVIDEAYGEFRRDGVPSALELLAAHPHLVVSRTMSKAFAMAGLRLGYLAAHPQIISQLMLVRLPYHLSALTQAAALAALSQSDLLQAQVDKMRHTRDRMVQTLREMGLSVAESDTNFVFFGKFGDRQKVWQDLLDRGVLIRVVGPDGWLRASVGTEEETEVFLSALKEVLQ
- the hisD gene encoding histidinol dehydrogenase, translating into MFNVLDFSKENVDAAVLRERLPRAALNVERAVEAVAPLIDAVRREGAKALRDQAEQFDRVRPRLLRVPAAEIERALRELDSGLRDAIETSIANNRKGHEAQLPRPVVTEIIPGGTVTQRWIPVRRVGLYVPGGLAVYPSSVIMNVVAAQVAGVSQIALASPAQQAFGGSVHPTVLATCALLGVNEVYAMGGAGAIGAFAYGAKGETPDDGQVLVEPVDVVTGPGNIYVAAAKRVVSSVCGIDAEAGTTEIAIIADSSATPKFVAADLISQAEHDPAAASVLITDSTDLVTQVRAELERLVPQRDHHERIATALSGPQSGAILTRDIEQSIAVANAYGAEHLEIQTADAREVAAKIHNAGAIFVGDYTPVPLGDYLAGSNHVLPTGGTASHASGLNVMAFLKSVQQIEYTQQAADALTDRLVVFSHAEDLEGHGASLLARREGK